The sequence AGCCTTCTCCCAATGCTTCTGTCCTGGCTTCTTCCTCTGGCAGTTCCTTGCTGAGCGGTCTGGCCCCCCTGAGCATCCAGTCTTTGAAAGGCAGGTCTTCCAGCCAGTCTTGCAGGGTGGGAATTTTCCCGAGGTCCTCAATGACGTGCTGCTCTCCGATCAATCGGGTGGGCACCACTTTGCCGTCCGATTTGCGGGTGATGGTGACCCCAAAGACCTGCTCACACAGGAAGATGCCAAAACTGGAATGCAGCACGGCACGGTGGCGCAGATCGGCCCATGAGGCTTTGGTCTGGTCAAACCAACTGTGGACGTCCAGATAATCCTCGGGCACACCCCCAAATTTGCGGGCCGAACTGCGGGCATGGTGGTAAGGGTGGGCCATCAGATGCCCCCATCAAAAGGTTCAAATTCCAGACCGAAGGCCGACACAGCCTTTGAAATTTCAGCCTCTGGAGCAGTGTAGGTGCGGATTTCGTATTCATC is a genomic window of Deinococcus misasensis DSM 22328 containing:
- a CDS encoding DUF6915 family protein, coding for MAHPYHHARSSARKFGGVPEDYLDVHSWFDQTKASWADLRHRAVLHSSFGIFLCEQVFGVTITRKSDGKVVPTRLIGEQHVIEDLGKIPTLQDWLEDLPFKDWMLRGARPLSKELPEEEARTEALGEG